AACTGACGCAGACAGTGAAGAGCCTTTCAGTCAGTTTCCATCGCAACACTGTGGGACTCTTTGGAGACCATCAACCTCATCAGTTTTCCATGCAACTTCTCGATCTTCTTCACGTCTTGCGCCTGATCGGTCTTGTACTGCAAACACTGAAACGAGGAACAACCCAGTTATTGATCAGTGCAACAAGGGAAAACAAACTGACCCATCAGATAAGACAACTTACCACCGCGTCATCCGTGACTTTCATACAAAGGTTGCCGTCGCAATGTCGATATTTAAGCACAACTCGGACCTTAAAATCAAACGAGCACAAATTAAaacaacacattcacactcgTTTATCGCGATGTTTGGTGGGCTGAGTTCATCACCATCACAAGTTCAGTACAGGCCGTTACATTACACCAGCTGCCACCGCTCGCCATTATCCAGGCCTTTATTCGGCGCCTTAACCCAATTACATTCAACTGCTTATTTAGAAAAGTTGATTTTTTTGGTTTTAA
The window above is part of the Brachyhypopomus gauderio isolate BG-103 chromosome 9, BGAUD_0.2, whole genome shotgun sequence genome. Proteins encoded here:
- the srp9 gene encoding signal recognition particle 9 kDa protein — protein: MPYYQTWEEFSRAAEKLYLTDPMKVRVVLKYRHCDGNLCMKVTDDAVCLQYKTDQAQDVKKIEKLHGKLMRLMVSKESHSVAMETD